TCGTGATTACGCCCAGTCCCCGCTCCCAGACCCCATCGTAAGCAGTGGGCATAATGAAAAACACCGGTGCCCCCACAGCCCAAATGATCAGGCTGAACAATGAAAGCGTCCCAAACCAGGGTGCCACGCGGTTGCCCTCCAACGCCGAAATACCGAATGCCACAGCAAACAGCGCACCCAACGCGTAGACAAGATAAATATGGATCACGACGCCATCACTGTCGTTATCACCATATTCGTTTCTGGCTCCAATGATGATTACCAGCGCCGCCAGCAGCGCGAGACTAAAGACAAGAATGCTCCACCGTCCGCTGCCGTCATGGATGTACGCCGCAGCTAGGGCGAGGGCAAAAAGCGAGACCGCAAACCCATAAAGCGATATGTCCTGAATGATTTCGTACCGCCCCGCAGCCAGATCGCTCACTGTGTCGGCCATAAAATCGTGACCAGGTACGATGATAGACCCTGCAATGTTCCCGCCGATCAAGCCCACAGCCCCGAGAATAGCCAGCCACCACAGAATCGCGATAAACCCCGGTGCGGGGTACTGATGATCGTCGTGCGGCATTGCGATGGCTCCCTTTCCTTCACGGGACCAACACGCCTGTGCTGCGGGGGTTCCAATTTATGCGCCGTGATCACCGGAAGGTGTATCGCCCATAAGGTACCGCGGTCCCTGCCCGGCCTCTGCAGCGCGATCCTTAGGATTATACAACGCACAGACATCAAGGCTCAGACAGCCACAACCGATGCAACCATCCAGATTATCACGCAGCTTGGTAAGCGTATTGATCCGAGCATCCAGCGCCGAGCGAAAACTCTCGCTTATATTTGCCCAATCCGATTTGGTCGGTGTGCGACCTCCGGGCAGGCGTTCAAGCTGTGCTCTGATTTCAGGAAGCGTGAAACCGAACTGCTGTGCGATCATCACAAAACTCAGCCGGCGTAGATCGGCACGCTCGAACCGCCGCTGACCGCCGGCATTGCGCCATGGCTTTATCAGTCCCTGAGCCTCGTAATAGCGGATCGCCGAAACCGCCAGCCCCGTACGCCGCGACAGCGCCCCAATGGAAAGCCCGTCATTTATTGCCATGCGCCCTCACAAATAGCTTGACCTAAAGTTAGGTTTAGAAATTACACAGGTTTGGCACAGA
The Sulfitobacter noctilucicola genome window above contains:
- a CDS encoding DUF998 domain-containing protein, with product MPHDDHQYPAPGFIAILWWLAILGAVGLIGGNIAGSIIVPGHDFMADTVSDLAAGRYEIIQDISLYGFAVSLFALALAAAYIHDGSGRWSILVFSLALLAALVIIIGARNEYGDNDSDGVVIHIYLVYALGALFAVAFGISALEGNRVAPWFGTLSLFSLIIWAVGAPVFFIMPTAYDGVWERGLGVITIIWTIAFALGLRRYSRVRRADTR
- the soxR gene encoding redox-sensitive transcriptional activator SoxR, translated to MAINDGLSIGALSRRTGLAVSAIRYYEAQGLIKPWRNAGGQRRFERADLRRLSFVMIAQQFGFTLPEIRAQLERLPGGRTPTKSDWANISESFRSALDARINTLTKLRDNLDGCIGCGCLSLDVCALYNPKDRAAEAGQGPRYLMGDTPSGDHGA